The Palleronia sp. THAF1 genome window below encodes:
- the trhA gene encoding PAQR family membrane homeostasis protein TrhA has product MAPITAPTLHPRVRAERLSDAVVHVLGLSLAAIAVPVLVWMAVTWRGDAGTVAAVSVYCATLLAMLGCSALYNMSAEGRFTPLFKRLDHSAIYLKIAGSFTPLVALTGSAGVGFLAGLWAVALGGTSLKMIAPDRLRWLGLALYLGLAWVGVYFGREILADVDRPVAILIAVAGVLYTLGVPIFLAKRLPFQTAIWHAIVLIATGILFTAVCLEVTRDLSGLTLL; this is encoded by the coding sequence ATGGCCCCGATCACCGCACCCACCCTTCACCCCCGCGTCCGCGCAGAACGGCTGTCCGATGCCGTCGTACACGTGTTGGGTCTGTCGCTGGCCGCAATCGCGGTGCCGGTGCTGGTCTGGATGGCTGTGACGTGGCGGGGCGATGCTGGCACCGTTGCGGCCGTATCGGTCTACTGTGCGACGCTTCTGGCGATGCTGGGATGTTCCGCGCTGTACAACATGTCGGCCGAGGGTCGGTTTACCCCGCTGTTCAAGCGGCTGGATCACTCGGCCATCTACCTTAAGATCGCTGGCAGTTTCACGCCGCTTGTCGCGCTGACGGGATCGGCGGGGGTGGGCTTTCTGGCGGGGCTTTGGGCCGTGGCGCTGGGCGGCACGTCGCTGAAGATGATCGCACCAGATCGCCTGCGCTGGTTGGGTTTGGCGCTGTATCTGGGGCTGGCTTGGGTCGGCGTCTATTTCGGCCGAGAGATCCTGGCAGACGTGGACCGCCCCGTCGCTATCCTGATCGCGGTGGCCGGTGTGCTTTACACCTTGGGCGTGCCGATCTTCCTGGCAAAGCGCCTGCCGTTCCAGACGGCGATCTGGCACGCCATCGTGCTGATCGCGACCGGGATCCTCTTCACCGCCGTTTGCCTTGAAGTGACCCGCGATCTTAGCGGCTTAACGCTTCTTTAA
- the mscL gene encoding large conductance mechanosensitive channel protein MscL, with amino-acid sequence MLQEFKDFIAKGNVMDLAVGIIIGAAFTAIVTSLVTDLINPIIGLILGGIDFTSMYIVLAGEVPQGIGLDAAREAGAAIFAYGAFVTAIINFLIIAFVVFMLVKFVNRLKAVAEKPDDVAPEVKTGPSELDVLIEIRDRLSNS; translated from the coding sequence ATGCTTCAGGAATTCAAGGACTTCATTGCCAAGGGCAATGTCATGGATCTCGCCGTCGGGATCATCATCGGTGCCGCGTTCACCGCCATCGTTACCAGCCTTGTCACGGACCTGATCAATCCGATCATCGGCCTGATCTTGGGCGGGATCGATTTCACGTCGATGTATATCGTGTTGGCAGGTGAAGTGCCGCAGGGCATCGGTCTGGATGCCGCGCGCGAAGCCGGTGCAGCGATCTTCGCCTATGGTGCGTTCGTCACCGCGATCATCAATTTCCTGATCATCGCCTTCGTTGTCTTCATGCTGGTGAAGTTCGTGAACCGTCTCAAGGCTGTCGCAGAAAAGCCCGACGATGTCGCCCCAGAGGTCAAGACCGGCCCGTCCGAGTTGGATGTGCTGATCGAGATTCGCGACCGCCTGTCCAACTCCTGA
- a CDS encoding glutathione S-transferase family protein has product MTDLSAFPITRKWPAEDPSVIQLYSFPTPNGVKASIMLEEVGLPYEAHLVKLGDEYVKSPEFLSLNPNNKIPAMIDPNGPDGPIGLWESHTILTYLAEKTGKLGGTGAARWEVQKWLSWQVGGLGPMFGQFGHFVKLAKEDVPYGKERYTEEAKRLLGVIDRQLERRAWVAGDYSIADIAIAPWLNALAFYEGQELVGWDDHTNAVDYVRRFYERPAVQKGKSIPDPKG; this is encoded by the coding sequence ATGACCGACCTGAGCGCCTTTCCAATCACCCGCAAATGGCCCGCCGAGGACCCATCGGTGATTCAACTCTATTCTTTCCCAACGCCCAACGGCGTGAAGGCCTCGATCATGCTGGAAGAGGTCGGCCTACCGTACGAGGCGCATCTGGTGAAACTTGGCGACGAATACGTCAAATCGCCGGAGTTCCTGTCTCTGAACCCCAACAACAAGATCCCCGCGATGATCGACCCCAACGGGCCGGACGGCCCCATCGGCCTATGGGAGAGCCACACGATCCTGACCTACCTTGCCGAAAAGACAGGCAAGCTGGGCGGCACCGGCGCTGCGCGGTGGGAGGTGCAGAAGTGGCTGTCGTGGCAGGTCGGCGGGCTGGGTCCGATGTTCGGACAGTTCGGCCATTTCGTGAAGCTGGCGAAAGAAGACGTGCCTTACGGCAAGGAACGCTACACCGAAGAAGCCAAGCGCCTGCTGGGCGTGATCGACCGTCAGCTAGAGAGGCGCGCGTGGGTCGCGGGCGACTACTCGATCGCCGATATCGCCATCGCTCCGTGGCTGAACGCCTTGGCGTTCTACGAGGGGCAGGAACTGGTCGGCTGGGACGACCACACCAATGCCGTGGACTACGTGCGCCGTTTCTACGAGCGTCCTGCCGTGCAGAAGGGCAAGTCCATCCCCGATCCGAAGGGCTAG
- the ald gene encoding alanine dehydrogenase codes for MKIGCPTEIKAQEFRVGLTPIAAAEAVVHGHDVMIQAGAGEGAGYTDADYEAAGARIVPDAKDIFDAAELIVKVKEPQASERAMLSEGQVLFTYLHLAPDRAQTDDLLASGATCIAYETVTDGRGGLPLLAPMSEVAGRLAPQMGAYTLQKANGGRGVLMGGVPGVEPARVVVIGGGVVGTNAARVAAGMGADVTVLDRSLPRLRALDDMFGQRFKTGYASKTFTAELVAEADMVIGAVLVPGAEAPKLISRAQLADMQTGAVLVDVAIDQGGCFETSKATTHQDPTFEIDGIMHYCVANMPGAVPRTSTQALSNATMPFMLALADKGWKQACRDDANLAEGLNVHAGQLTNEPVGQAQKRDAVPVSKVLA; via the coding sequence ATGAAGATCGGCTGCCCCACAGAGATAAAGGCGCAGGAGTTCCGCGTCGGACTGACCCCTATCGCCGCCGCCGAGGCGGTCGTTCACGGCCATGACGTCATGATTCAGGCGGGTGCCGGCGAAGGGGCCGGCTATACGGATGCCGACTACGAGGCTGCGGGCGCGCGGATCGTGCCGGATGCGAAGGATATTTTCGACGCCGCCGAGCTGATCGTGAAGGTCAAGGAACCGCAGGCGTCAGAGCGTGCGATGCTGTCCGAAGGGCAGGTGCTGTTCACCTACCTGCACCTTGCGCCCGATCGCGCCCAGACCGACGATCTGCTGGCCAGTGGTGCCACCTGCATCGCCTACGAGACGGTGACGGATGGGCGCGGCGGTCTGCCGTTGCTGGCCCCGATGTCCGAGGTGGCCGGTCGCCTTGCGCCGCAAATGGGCGCTTATACGCTGCAGAAGGCGAACGGCGGGCGTGGTGTGCTGATGGGCGGCGTGCCGGGGGTCGAGCCTGCGCGCGTCGTGGTGATCGGCGGCGGTGTCGTCGGGACCAATGCGGCGCGGGTGGCTGCGGGGATGGGTGCGGACGTCACCGTTCTGGACCGTTCGCTGCCGCGCTTGCGGGCGCTGGACGACATGTTCGGGCAACGGTTCAAAACGGGCTATGCGTCCAAGACCTTCACTGCCGAATTGGTGGCAGAGGCCGACATGGTGATCGGCGCGGTGCTGGTGCCGGGGGCCGAAGCGCCCAAGCTGATCAGCCGCGCGCAACTGGCGGACATGCAGACCGGCGCAGTGCTGGTGGATGTGGCCATCGACCAAGGGGGATGCTTCGAGACCTCGAAGGCCACGACGCATCAGGACCCGACGTTCGAGATCGACGGCATCATGCACTACTGCGTCGCCAATATGCCGGGTGCGGTGCCGCGCACATCGACGCAAGCGCTGTCGAACGCGACGATGCCATTCATGCTGGCACTGGCCGACAAGGGCTGGAAGCAGGCGTGCCGGGACGACGCGAACCTTGCCGAAGGGTTGAACGTGCATGCGGGGCAGCTGACGAACGAGCCCGTCGGGCAGGCGCAGAAGCGCGACGCGGTGCCTGTTTCTAAAGTGTTGGCATAA
- a CDS encoding Lrp/AsnC family transcriptional regulator codes for MSAIDEIDRRILRVLQRKGRLSNAELSAEVALSPSACHRRVARLESEGLIAGYAALLNRRALARGVTVFVEITLSAQSDDTLDAFEASVLRIPEVLECHLMAGSADYLLKVVVADSEDFARLHRRHLARLPGVAKMESSFALKRVRETTEIPL; via the coding sequence ATATCCGCAATTGATGAAATAGACCGACGCATCCTACGCGTGCTACAACGCAAAGGGCGACTGTCGAACGCCGAACTCAGCGCAGAGGTCGCCCTTAGCCCCTCTGCCTGCCACCGCCGTGTTGCACGCCTGGAATCCGAAGGCTTGATCGCAGGCTACGCCGCATTGCTGAACCGCCGCGCCTTGGCGCGAGGCGTAACCGTCTTCGTCGAGATCACATTATCCGCCCAATCGGACGACACGCTCGACGCGTTCGAGGCAAGCGTGCTCCGTATCCCCGAGGTGCTGGAATGCCACCTGATGGCCGGGTCGGCGGACTACCTGCTGAAAGTCGTGGTCGCCGACAGCGAGGATTTCGCGCGCCTGCATCGTCGCCACCTTGCCCGTCTGCCGGGTGTGGCGAAGATGGAATCGAGTTTCGCCCTCAAGCGCGTGCGGGAGACGACGGAGATACCTCTGTGA
- a CDS encoding alpha/beta fold hydrolase codes for MTDRPKDKAALAQRIRDTEMDGAPDQMRAAFSHLFAPLPDVLTETIAGVPCGMFGEGPPILWLHGGGLVLGSPETHALAAGYVAQATGRQVIVPDYPKAPEHKWPAQPDAAQAVLEALGCVPVVGDSVGGQLALIMWMRRPDLVQRLVLMSPNTDRTGLSETRKRDADLMNDHEGDESFARMALGDYDPTDPEVSPATADLTGLPPTMILACGAEILLDDSLIFARRAALAGAEVDLRVWPGLWHLFPLWPDLIPEGRAALDAAAHYITEVSPSSPARA; via the coding sequence ATGACAGATCGCCCCAAAGACAAAGCCGCGCTGGCGCAGCGCATTCGTGATACCGAGATGGACGGCGCGCCGGATCAGATGCGGGCGGCGTTCTCCCATCTGTTTGCGCCCTTGCCCGATGTACTGACTGAGACCATTGCCGGCGTGCCTTGCGGGATGTTTGGTGAAGGTCCTCCGATCCTGTGGCTGCATGGCGGCGGGTTGGTGCTGGGATCACCGGAGACCCATGCGCTGGCGGCTGGGTATGTGGCGCAAGCGACGGGTCGGCAGGTGATCGTGCCGGATTATCCCAAGGCGCCCGAGCATAAGTGGCCCGCCCAGCCCGATGCCGCGCAGGCGGTGCTGGAGGCACTGGGCTGCGTGCCCGTTGTGGGCGACTCGGTGGGTGGGCAGTTGGCGCTGATTATGTGGATGCGGCGGCCCGACCTGGTGCAGCGGCTGGTGCTGATGTCGCCCAACACCGACCGCACGGGACTGTCCGAGACGCGGAAGCGTGATGCTGATCTGATGAACGACCACGAGGGCGACGAGAGTTTCGCGCGGATGGCGCTGGGCGATTATGACCCGACGGACCCAGAGGTCTCGCCCGCCACGGCCGATCTGACCGGCCTGCCGCCGACGATGATTTTGGCCTGTGGGGCAGAGATATTGTTGGACGACTCGCTGATCTTCGCGCGCCGTGCGGCGCTTGCGGGTGCGGAGGTGGATCTGCGCGTCTGGCCGGGGCTGTGGCATCTGTTTCCGCTGTGGCCCGACCTGATCCCGGAAGGGCGCGCGGCACTGGATGCGGCAGCGCATTACATCACAGAGGTATCTCCGTCGTCTCCCGCACGCGCTTGA
- a CDS encoding DUF2834 domain-containing protein: protein MRWVFLALAVWGAVHPMYWFMTYLGQGNSFGQMIDAWYVNASTTGLVWDLTIAAIALTVWVLWEAAQTRDWLRLIAIPATFCIGVSCGLPLYIFLRLRAR from the coding sequence ATGCGTTGGGTGTTCCTTGCACTGGCGGTCTGGGGCGCGGTGCATCCGATGTACTGGTTTATGACCTATCTGGGGCAGGGCAATTCCTTTGGTCAGATGATCGATGCGTGGTACGTGAACGCCTCGACCACCGGGCTGGTTTGGGACCTGACGATTGCGGCTATTGCCCTGACGGTCTGGGTGCTGTGGGAAGCCGCGCAGACCCGCGACTGGCTGCGGTTGATCGCGATCCCGGCGACGTTCTGCATCGGGGTGAGTTGCGGGCTGCCGCTGTATATCTTCCTGCGACTGCGCGCGCGCTGA
- the argH gene encoding argininosuccinate lyase, whose product MSDSKSSNAMWGGRFAGGPDAIMEAINASIGYDQRLAAQDVQGSRAHAAMLAAQGIITDKDAEAIREGLLTVLSEIEGGRFQFSTALEDIHMNVEARLIELIGDAGRRLHTGRSRNDQVATDFRLWVRDQCDAALDGIAALQKALLVQAEAGADWVMPGFTHLQTAQPVTWGHHMLAYVEMLGRDASRFADARKRMNESPLGAAALAGTSFPIDRDATADALGFDRPMANSLDAVSDRDFALDFLGASSILAMHLSRLSEELVIWSSAQFRFVTLSDRFSTGSSIMPQKKNPDAAELIRAKIGRIFGAQSALLMVMKGLPLAYSKDMQEDKEQVFDAADTLMLSLAAMTGMVSDLTANKDALRAAAGHGFSTATDLADWLVREAGLPFRDAHHVTGSLVALAESEGCDLPDLSLEQMQAAHSSITEDVFAVLGVDNSVASRTSYGGTAPDNVRAQIARWKERL is encoded by the coding sequence ATGTCCGATTCCAAGAGCTCGAACGCCATGTGGGGCGGCCGCTTCGCCGGTGGCCCGGACGCGATCATGGAGGCGATCAACGCCTCGATCGGGTACGACCAGCGACTTGCGGCCCAGGACGTGCAGGGCTCTCGGGCCCATGCCGCGATGTTGGCGGCGCAGGGTATTATCACGGATAAGGATGCAGAGGCGATCCGGGAAGGCCTGTTGACGGTCTTGTCAGAGATCGAGGGCGGAAGGTTTCAGTTTTCGACAGCGCTGGAAGACATCCACATGAACGTGGAAGCGCGGTTGATCGAACTGATCGGCGACGCGGGGCGGCGGCTGCATACGGGCCGGTCGCGCAACGACCAAGTGGCGACCGACTTCCGGCTTTGGGTGCGTGACCAATGCGATGCGGCTTTGGACGGCATCGCAGCGCTGCAAAAGGCGTTGCTGGTGCAGGCAGAGGCTGGCGCGGATTGGGTGATGCCGGGCTTCACCCACCTGCAAACCGCGCAGCCGGTGACATGGGGGCATCACATGCTGGCCTATGTCGAGATGCTGGGCCGCGATGCGTCCCGTTTCGCCGATGCGCGCAAGCGGATGAACGAGTCGCCGCTGGGTGCTGCGGCGCTGGCGGGCACGTCGTTCCCGATCGACCGGGACGCGACGGCGGACGCGCTGGGCTTCGACCGGCCCATGGCGAACTCTCTGGATGCTGTGTCCGACCGGGACTTCGCGCTGGACTTCCTTGGCGCGTCCTCGATCCTCGCGATGCACCTGAGCCGCCTGAGCGAGGAACTGGTGATATGGTCCTCCGCGCAGTTCCGCTTTGTTACGCTGTCGGACCGTTTCTCGACCGGATCTTCGATCATGCCGCAGAAGAAGAACCCCGACGCGGCAGAGCTGATCCGCGCCAAGATCGGGCGCATCTTCGGGGCGCAATCGGCGCTTTTGATGGTCATGAAGGGGCTGCCGCTCGCCTATTCAAAGGACATGCAGGAAGACAAGGAACAGGTCTTCGACGCCGCCGACACGTTGATGTTATCGCTGGCGGCGATGACGGGGATGGTGTCGGACCTGACTGCGAACAAGGACGCCTTGCGCGCCGCCGCCGGGCATGGGTTCAGCACCGCAACCGACCTTGCCGACTGGCTGGTCCGAGAGGCTGGCTTGCCGTTCCGCGACGCCCACCATGTGACCGGATCGCTGGTGGCGCTGGCGGAATCCGAAGGCTGCGACCTGCCCGACCTGTCGCTGGAGCAGATGCAGGCGGCGCATTCGTCGATCACCGAGGACGTGTTCGCCGTCTTGGGCGTAGACAACTCGGTCGCGTCGCGCACATCCTACGGAGGAACCGCGCCCGACAACGTGCGCGCGCAGATCGCCCGTTGGAAGGAACGCTTGTGA
- a CDS encoding TlpA family protein disulfide reductase, giving the protein MNDLSEDDMKLLAAALYLALVTGANAADLSGVELAGDMRKLVVHSEPKSVPDLTMEAPDGTQTTLAEYAGQPVVLNFWATWCAPCREEMPALQQIQQDGLAQVVTLATGRNSVEGIERFFEEESITDLPILLDPSQTAARQMAVLGLPVTVLIDAKGQEVARLTGGADWADENARAVLEALR; this is encoded by the coding sequence ATGAACGACCTTTCGGAGGATGACATGAAATTGCTTGCCGCCGCTCTTTATCTGGCGCTTGTCACGGGCGCAAACGCCGCAGACCTTTCGGGTGTCGAACTGGCGGGCGACATGCGCAAGCTGGTCGTCCATTCCGAACCGAAGTCGGTACCGGACCTGACGATGGAAGCCCCCGACGGCACGCAAACGACGTTGGCCGAGTACGCGGGCCAACCCGTCGTGTTGAACTTCTGGGCAACGTGGTGCGCCCCCTGCCGCGAGGAAATGCCGGCGTTGCAGCAGATCCAGCAGGACGGGCTGGCGCAGGTCGTGACGCTGGCGACAGGTCGGAACTCGGTCGAAGGCATCGAACGCTTCTTCGAAGAAGAGAGCATCACCGATCTGCCGATTCTACTGGACCCGTCGCAAACCGCCGCGCGCCAGATGGCCGTCCTTGGCCTGCCTGTCACCGTTCTGATCGACGCGAAGGGCCAAGAAGTCGCACGCCTGACCGGCGGCGCGGACTGGGCGGACGAAAACGCCAGGGCCGTACTGGAAGCCCTTCGATGA
- a CDS encoding D-amino-acid transaminase yields MSRTVYVNGDFLPEEDAKVSVFDRGFLFADGVYEVTSVLGGKILDFEGHAVRLERSLGELDMGMPMSRDELLDIHRRLVTENEIEDGLIYLQITRGAADRDFAYPPEGTPQTVVLFTQTKPGLADAPMAKVGLKVITIPDLRWDRRDIKTVQLLYPSMGKMAAKAAGADDAWMIEDDMITEGTSNNAYIVKDNTIITRHLGHEILHGITRAAVLRFAAEAQMKVEERSFSLAEAQAADEAFVTSASTFVMPVVQIDGQAVGEGTPGPVAARLREIYLDESRKAAV; encoded by the coding sequence ATGTCCCGCACCGTCTATGTCAACGGCGACTTCCTGCCCGAAGAGGATGCCAAGGTCTCGGTTTTCGACCGGGGGTTCCTGTTCGCCGACGGCGTTTACGAGGTGACAAGCGTGCTGGGCGGCAAGATACTGGACTTCGAAGGTCACGCCGTGCGGTTGGAGCGCAGTCTGGGTGAATTGGACATGGGGATGCCCATGAGCCGTGACGAGCTGCTGGACATTCATCGGCGGCTCGTGACGGAGAACGAGATCGAGGATGGGCTGATCTATTTGCAGATCACGCGCGGCGCGGCGGATCGCGATTTCGCCTACCCGCCAGAGGGGACGCCGCAGACGGTGGTTCTGTTCACGCAGACCAAGCCCGGGCTGGCGGATGCGCCTATGGCGAAGGTGGGGCTGAAGGTCATCACCATACCCGACCTGCGGTGGGACCGGCGCGACATCAAGACAGTGCAGCTTTTGTACCCGTCCATGGGCAAGATGGCGGCAAAGGCAGCGGGCGCGGACGATGCGTGGATGATCGAGGACGACATGATCACCGAAGGCACGTCGAACAACGCCTATATCGTGAAGGACAACACGATCATCACGCGGCATCTGGGGCACGAGATCCTGCACGGGATCACCCGCGCCGCCGTTTTACGCTTCGCGGCAGAGGCGCAGATGAAGGTGGAAGAACGCTCGTTCTCGCTGGCAGAGGCGCAGGCGGCGGACGAGGCCTTCGTGACCTCGGCGTCCACCTTCGTGATGCCGGTGGTGCAAATTGACGGGCAGGCCGTGGGCGAAGGCACCCCCGGCCCGGTCGCGGCGCGCCTGCGCGAAATTTATCTGGACGAGAGCCGCAAGGCGGCGGTGTAG
- a CDS encoding uracil-DNA glycosylase — protein sequence MDADSYHAALDALDWQIDLGADEAILDAPVNRYETAAAPKAKAAEAPTPVAAPEPSVEAQKAANAATDLDGLKAALAAFQGFEIRRGARNLVFSDGDSSARVMVIGEVPDRNEDREGKPFTGPAGQLFDRMFAAIDLSRDGGLYATCALPWRTPHDRAATPDELTMMRPFLLRHIELAAPDVLIIMGSTPAELLLGRAAISRLRGKWTEAAGKPALPMLHPAALLKTPEAKRDAWADLLSLKARL from the coding sequence CTGGACGCCGACTCATATCACGCCGCGCTCGACGCGCTGGACTGGCAGATCGACCTTGGCGCGGACGAGGCGATTCTGGATGCGCCCGTGAACCGCTATGAGACGGCTGCCGCACCCAAGGCGAAAGCCGCCGAAGCCCCGACGCCCGTCGCCGCCCCGGAACCGTCGGTAGAGGCGCAGAAGGCAGCCAACGCCGCCACGGACCTGGACGGCCTGAAAGCCGCCCTTGCCGCGTTCCAGGGGTTCGAAATCAGAAGAGGCGCGCGCAACTTGGTGTTCTCGGATGGAGACTCCTCTGCCCGCGTCATGGTGATCGGAGAAGTCCCGGATCGCAATGAGGACCGTGAAGGCAAGCCCTTCACCGGCCCCGCGGGGCAGTTGTTCGACCGTATGTTCGCCGCCATCGACCTGTCGCGCGACGGGGGCCTCTACGCCACCTGCGCTCTGCCGTGGCGCACGCCCCACGACCGCGCCGCGACGCCCGATGAGCTGACGATGATGCGTCCCTTCCTGCTGCGCCACATCGAACTGGCCGCGCCCGACGTCCTGATCATCATGGGCAGCACCCCGGCCGAGCTGCTCTTGGGCCGGGCCGCCATCTCGCGCCTGCGCGGCAAGTGGACCGAAGCGGCAGGCAAGCCAGCGTTGCCCATGCTGCACCCCGCCGCCTTGCTGAAAACACCCGAGGCCAAGCGCGACGCATGGGCCGACCTGCTGTCCCTGAAGGCCCGGCTATGA
- a CDS encoding metallophosphoesterase family protein: MKILAVSDLHCDTAAADALVSAAGAADLVIAAGDFANAHQGLDAYMARLSPIADRMICVPGNNETEAALRKATNATVLHGETCEWNGLRIAGLGGGIPPLPSLPWKSWDLAEAEAQARLDRIDGADILITHSPPIGLGDNHTTLGHIGSTAIKSALLRLRPQLALFGHIHDCWGESGMLGDTHWCNLGPQSRWFTL; encoded by the coding sequence ATGAAGATCCTCGCCGTCTCGGACCTGCACTGCGACACAGCCGCCGCCGATGCGCTTGTCTCTGCCGCCGGTGCCGCCGATCTGGTCATCGCCGCGGGCGACTTCGCGAATGCGCATCAGGGACTGGACGCCTACATGGCCCGCCTTTCCCCCATCGCCGACCGCATGATCTGCGTGCCCGGCAACAACGAGACAGAAGCCGCCCTGCGCAAAGCGACCAATGCGACCGTGCTACACGGCGAAACTTGTGAGTGGAACGGCCTGCGCATCGCAGGCCTTGGCGGCGGCATCCCGCCCCTGCCCTCGCTGCCGTGGAAAAGCTGGGACCTGGCGGAAGCCGAAGCCCAAGCGCGCCTAGACCGGATCGACGGTGCCGACATCCTGATCACCCACTCCCCTCCCATCGGTTTGGGCGACAACCACACGACTCTGGGCCACATCGGATCGACCGCCATCAAAAGCGCCCTGCTGCGCCTACGCCCGCAGCTTGCCCTCTTCGGCCATATCCACGACTGCTGGGGTGAAAGCGGCATGCTGGGCGACACGCATTGGTGCAACCTTGGCCCGCAGTCGCGCTGGTTCACGCTCTAG
- the yghU gene encoding glutathione-dependent disulfide-bond oxidoreductase yields the protein MTTYTPPKVWTWDKESGGKWASQNRPIAGPTHDADLPRGDHLYQLHSMGTPNGQKVTILFEELLAAGFDAEYDAWMIDITEGSQFGSGFVEVNPNSKIPALLDYTGDTPVRVFESAAILMHLAERYGAFLGNNHTELLSWLFWLQGSAPYLGGGFGHFYAYAPEKFEYPIDRFAMETKRQLDVLDRHLADHQFLAGDDYTIADIATFPWYGRMVFGKAYDAGEFLSVHEYDHVIRWANEIAARPAVKRGQIVNLKGEGKLEERHAASDFDALNL from the coding sequence ATGACCACCTATACACCGCCGAAAGTCTGGACATGGGACAAGGAGTCGGGCGGCAAATGGGCCAGTCAGAACCGCCCCATCGCGGGCCCCACCCACGACGCCGACCTGCCGCGCGGCGACCACCTTTACCAGTTGCACTCGATGGGTACGCCCAACGGCCAAAAGGTCACGATCCTGTTCGAGGAATTGCTCGCCGCAGGCTTTGATGCCGAATACGATGCCTGGATGATCGACATCACGGAAGGCAGCCAGTTCGGCTCTGGTTTCGTGGAGGTGAACCCCAACTCCAAGATCCCCGCGCTGCTCGACTACACCGGTGACACGCCCGTCCGCGTTTTTGAGTCGGCCGCGATCCTGATGCACCTCGCGGAACGCTACGGCGCGTTCCTGGGCAACAACCACACAGAGCTTCTGTCGTGGCTCTTCTGGCTGCAAGGCTCGGCACCCTACCTTGGCGGCGGTTTCGGCCACTTCTACGCCTACGCGCCCGAAAAGTTCGAATACCCCATCGACCGCTTCGCCATGGAAACCAAGCGTCAGCTCGACGTGCTGGACCGCCACTTGGCCGACCACCAATTCCTTGCAGGCGACGACTACACCATCGCCGACATCGCCACCTTCCCGTGGTACGGCCGCATGGTCTTCGGCAAAGCCTACGACGCCGGCGAATTCCTGAGCGTCCACGAATACGACCACGTGATCCGCTGGGCCAACGAAATCGCCGCCCGCCCCGCCGTCAAACGCGGCCAGATCGTGAACCTCAAGGGCGAGGGCAAGTTGGAAGAACGCCATGCCGCCTCTGACTTCGACGCGCTGAACCTCTAG
- the moaB gene encoding molybdenum cofactor biosynthesis protein B, whose protein sequence is MSRIDETRDFIPARIAVLTVSDTRQADDDRSGDTLVQRLTDAGHTLAARAILRDERDGIAQQLRDWCDGGEIDVILTTGGTGLTGRDVTVEAHRDVYEKEIDAFGTVFTHVSMAKIGTSAVQSRACGGVRNGTYLFALPGSTGACKDAWDEILKWQLDYRHRPCNFIEILPRLDEHIRRK, encoded by the coding sequence ATGAGCCGTATCGACGAGACCCGCGATTTCATCCCCGCCCGCATCGCCGTTCTGACGGTCAGCGACACGCGGCAGGCCGATGACGACCGCTCCGGCGACACTCTCGTCCAACGCCTTACCGATGCGGGCCACACCCTAGCGGCCCGTGCGATTTTGCGCGACGAACGCGACGGCATCGCCCAACAACTGCGCGACTGGTGCGACGGGGGTGAGATCGACGTGATCCTGACCACGGGCGGCACTGGCCTGACGGGCCGGGACGTCACCGTCGAAGCCCACCGTGACGTCTACGAGAAAGAGATCGACGCTTTCGGCACCGTCTTCACCCACGTCTCGATGGCAAAGATCGGCACCTCTGCCGTCCAGTCCCGCGCCTGCGGTGGTGTGCGCAACGGCACCTACCTCTTCGCCCTGCCCGGCAGCACCGGCGCCTGCAAGGACGCGTGGGATGAAATCCTGAAATGGCAGCTCGACTACCGCCACCGCCCCTGCAATTTCATCGAGATCCTGCCAAGGCTCGACGAGCACATCCGTCGCAAGTGA